In the genome of Coxiella burnetii, the window GTTGATGTCTTCTTGGGCCGTTGGCAAACAGCGAAAACAAAGGCACAAAGATTGCCGAGGCGTGACTAGCTCTAATTGAGGTGCCGCTAAAATTTTTTGTTCGGCATATTCTGCCATCGCCATGAGTGCATTCATTCTTTTTTCAAGCCCTTTTTTTCCATAATAACGCTATGAAAACCACAATTTTAAAACATCCGCTCGTCTTGCACATTGCACCGACATCGCTCCCAAATCGTGGCCGGCTTGCGGTTCATGAAAAAGATAATCGGCGGTGTAATTACTACACGCTTGAAATAGGCTTTCTTTTTCTTTCACTAAAAGAACCGAACAAAATAAAGAACGCCTAATAATTTATGCGGGTCCCAAGAGACCGATTGACTTTTTTCAATGCCGGCAAACATCGAGCGATAACGTGAACTTAACAATAAAGAACCCCCGAAAGCAGCATCGACATGAAGCCAAAGCGCATTTTTATGAGCTATTTCAGAAATTTCGTCCAAAGGATCGAATGCGCCCGTTAGCGCTGTACCCGTAGCGCTATAATTAAAAAAGGCTGTTTTTCTTCGGAAAGCGCGCGATTAATTTGCGCTTCTAACGCATGAGGTAACATTTGGCCTAAGGCGTTTGTTGCTACACGCACCACGTTTTTCTCTCCAATTCCGATGGTATCGGCTGCATTGAAGACGGAATAATGCGCGTGATCGGAAACGAACATCACTAACGGTTTTGATTGACTCCAGCATCCCTCTACTTTTACAGCCGGAAATAACTGATTGCGTGCGCAAAGCGCGGCAACCATATTAGCTTGGCTACCGCCGCTGACAAATAGACCCGAACCCGAAGAAAATCCGACGTAATCGCTCATTAATTCAGTTAAATATTGTTCAATAAGCGTTGCCGCCGGCGCTGCTTCAAAAGTAGCGGTCGTCGTGTTGGTGAAATTCGCGAGCATTTCACCCATTTGAGCGGCCGTGGTTGTCGCGGAAAATAATTGATTAAAAAACTGTTTATGGTGAGTACGAACTGCATAATTCAGGTAAGCCTTAACGTCAGATAATAGCTCATCGTAGGAGATCCCCTCTTCTAACACTGGCACATTGAAATGAGCCTTAAGCCTATCAAAAGGCAGGTAGTGAGGCTGAGGGCCGGCTGAGGGGGTATTGTAGTGATGCTCCAGCATATCGAACATTCGCTTTAAAACGTCAAATTCCATCGACTCTATTCTCCTAATTATAATTTTGCCTAAACGCCCTCAGAAAATGGTAATATCTTATTGTTTTCCAATAGGTTATAGGGAAAAATTTCTGCTTTAATCTGCTATATTTAAGGTAATGCTAACATTTTGAATTTTAAAGGTTAAGTTGGGGTCTAAAAAAAATGTCTGAAAACTTTCTTAACGAAAATCAAGCAAGCAAAAGCGCTTATTCGCGACACTTTAAACGAATTTGAGAATAAGCGAGTAGGACTCTTATGCTCATTTGGTAAGGATTCTATGGTCTTACTTCACCTTTGCCGTGAAATCGATCCAAATATAAAAGTGTATTCTCTGGTTTCAGATACTGAATTCGATGAAACCTATCAATACATCCGATTTATCGTTGAAACTTGGAATCTCAATTACCATCAATACGATTTTATGCAGAAGGATTTAATCGATTCTCCAGTAACTGTTGTAATGGGCGAAAAGTTTCTGCTATGCAGAGCGTTCTAGCCGAACTCGATTGTTGGATTGCGGGGGTTAGGGGCGACGAAGGCGCTGAACGAAAAAATTTTGCTCAGCGTGAACAAGTTTCTAATCTTGTGAAGATAAACCCTATTTTAGCTTTTTCAGAAGCCGATATTTGGCGGTATCTTGCGATCAATAATATTTCGGTCCATCCCTTGTATAGCAAAGGCTATCGTAGTTTGGGTTGCAGATTGTGCTCTACACCGGAACGTGGCAATGATCAAAGCGAGCGTGACGGACGTTGGCGCGGTACCTCACGCCAAGGTGGGGAATGTGGGATTCATTTAATTAAAGCAGCCGCTTAAGGTAAAGAATTTGGTAGGGAAACCCTTATGGAGAAACCATTAGCTTTTGATTTTATCTCTTTGCCGCAACGGGCTCCTAAACCACGGCAAGAAGGGTTAACTTCTGTGATTGATAAAGGCTTGAGTCTGCAAGAAACAGAAGCGCTCTTGGATAGGGGAGGGGATTTTATCGATATCCTCAAACTAGGATTTGGCACGAGCCGAATTTATCCAGGAAAAAATTATTGCAGAAATTAAGTTTGCTTAAAAAAGCGGGCATAATTGTTTGTCCGGGCGGAACGTTCTTTGAAATAGCCTATTTTCAAAATAAAATAGCCGAATACTTCGAGGCATGTCAGCAATTAGGTTTTAACGGAATTGAAATTTCTGATGGAGTCGATGCAATCGATATCGAAATGAAAGTTAATTTTATTAAAAAAGCAAAACAATTGGGATTTACCGTTTTTGCTGAGATAGGGCGGAAAGATCCTGCAATGGATGCGGAATACAATATCACCCAACGCATCCCTGAAGCTTCGCGTCAACTGGCTGCGGGTGCCTGGAAAATTATTTTAGAAGCGCGCGAATCCGGGACGTTGGGGATTTACGATAATAAAAAGTCGGTTAAAGAGACTACCGTTGACACTTGGTTGAAAGAGCTGGATGCTGGTTCGCTTCTTTTTGAAGCCCTGCATAAACACCAACAGGCGTGGTTAATTAATCGGCTGGGAAATCAAGTCAATTTAGCGAACATTCAAGCGAAAGATGTTGTCGGTTTGGAATGTTTACGATTGGGCTTGCGAAGCGATAATTTTAATCTGATACGAAAATGCAAGTGAAATTTTTTGTTGGAAAATCGGGCGCCGGAGAAGCCGCCGCTCAAGATAATATTTGTATCATCGTGGATATCTTGAGAACCAGTAATACCATTTTAGCCGCCTTGGAAAACGGCTTTGAAAAAGTTAAACCGGTTTTAGCGATGGAAAAACAGACCGATCTTATTACCGCCGGCGAGAAAGAAGGAAAAAAGCTCCCAAATGTCGATTACGGTAATTCCCCGACAGAATTAATCGCAGGCACAAAAAAAGGAAAAATACTCGTTCTTTTATCAAGTAACGGAATCCCTTGTATATTAAATGCAGCCGGTAGCGGCCTTCCCATTTTAATAGGCTGTTTGCGTAATTGTTCCGCGGTAACTGCCGCAGCCAAACAACTGGCTGAGCGCTATAAAAAAGACATTGCCATTGTTCTCGCCGGGCGTC includes:
- a CDS encoding pyridoxal-dependent decarboxylase, with the translated sequence MKEKESLFQACSNYTADYLFHEPQAGHDLGAMSVQCARRADVLKLWFS
- a CDS encoding phosphoadenosine phosphosulfate reductase domain-containing protein; protein product: MQSVLAELDCWIAGVRGDEGAERKNFAQREQVSNLVKINPILAFSEADIWRYLAINNISVHPLYSKGYRSLGCRLCSTPERGNDQSERDGRWRGTSRQGGECGIHLIKAAA
- a CDS encoding 2-phosphosulfolactate phosphatase, with protein sequence MQVKFFVGKSGAGEAAAQDNICIIVDILRTSNTILAALENGFEKVKPVLAMEKQTDLITAGEKEGKKLPNVDYGNSPTELIAGTKKGKILVLLSSNGIPCILNAAGSGLPILIGCLRNCSAVTAAAKQLAERYKKDIAIVLAGRHHRLEADDWLAGSVLLSKLAPLRISGAIAPIPFERKEIKTLLRQSPAGKQLLRLGYEADIEFCSEMDVTSLVPSYSSKRGFIERNFF